The following coding sequences lie in one Arachis ipaensis cultivar K30076 chromosome B05, Araip1.1, whole genome shotgun sequence genomic window:
- the LOC107642398 gene encoding putative disease resistance protein RGA4 isoform X3, whose translation MCIAFSPTSELSFVLAFQMAESLLQMVIENLQAFVQDELATLWGVHSQIQELSGNLAAIHAVLQDAEEKQIRERAVKLWLQKLSDAAHVLDDILDECSIESNRLHSEQCLTRLDPVTIMFRRDIGKRMKEMVDRFRQIDEERRRFELRGRVPERQQEDEAWRQTCSGITEHNIYGREQDTENIVEFLSRSADSSNNLSVYPIVGMGGLGKTTLVRWVYNDKKVIEHFDLRIWVCVSTEFNTMRILESIVESISGHNPNLSTLEALKNKVQEILLGKRYLLVLDDMWSTDKWEDLKSVLLCGGGTKGAAVLVTTRVESVASVMGTCPAHHLSPLSEDDNWLLFKYHAFGSDKVERTELVAIGKEIVKKCGGSPLASKALGSLLRNKKEEIQWVNVLESKFWDILEDDAIIVRALKISYFNLKLSLRQCFAFCAIFPEDFRMEKEQLIHLWMANGLIKSKGKLEIEDVGNVAWEELCQRSFFQEVEIDELGRTTFKMHDLFHELAQSIMGEECRVYDESASLTNLSTRVHHVTCLKPEMEVNMDPFKKAESLRSMINLLPLDDHRNLNGLPPFNSLRALRTNASQLSALKSLTHLRYLNLRRSGITTLPKCVSRLQKLQILKLEDCLNLSCLPKHVTQLKDLRHLLIEECHSLVEMPPTIGELKCLRTLNLFIVDKKAGYGLSELRDLQLGGKLHIKGIENVINEGDARDANLSAKKKLEKLYLSWGSSDSRFGANAERILEALEPPSNLKSFGMNGYSGVELPSWMQNTSILSSLVMVILYDCKNCKHLPPLGKLPHLTVLYISGMKDVKYIDEHSYDGVDEKAFKSLKDLTLSKLPNLEGMVQDKRVEMLPLLSSINVSCVPKIKLPLLPSLEHICIEGTESDSDHGDSEDMALSFPEAIVENMHRVKVLHIKHFPTLKALPHELGSLNSLQELELYYFDRLESFSENVVQGLGSLRTLIIGCCKELKSLSEGVRHLTCLERLDIIYCPKLVTLPSSMNQLVSLRHSYIYSCDTLPEGLQHVPSLQSLDARNLHSIPEWLGDLTSLQKLQLQCEGLRSLPSSFRNLTNLRELSIGGCHKELQKRCTRVTGEDWQNIAHIPQFKLFPIRQETFSGIQDDILFAINMLNQQPLPFRQSSRDLWMVFGVQPMGGSIGTSDCYRDLWPHICRM comes from the exons ATGTGCATAGCATTCAGTCCAACATCTGAGCTTTCATTCGTTCTAGCTTTTCAAATGGCTGAATCTCTACTTCAAATGGTGATTGAAAACTTGCAAGCTTTTGTTCAGGACGAGCTTGCAACTCTTTGGGGCGTCCATTCGCAGATTCAAGAGCTGTCAGGGAACCTTGCTGCAATCCATGCAGTGCTCCAAGATGCTGAAGAGAAGCAGATCAGAGAGCGTGCTGTGAAGCTTTGGCTGCAGAAGCTTTCAGATGCAGCACACGTGCTTGATGATATCTTAGATGAATGTTCAATAGAGTCCAACCGTCTACACAGTGAGCAGTGCTTAACTCGTCTTGATCCTGTGACGATTATGTTTCGTCGAGACATCGGTAAGAGGATGAAAGAGATGGTTGACAGGTTTCGTCAAATTGATGAAGAAAGGAGAAGGTTTGAATTGCGTGGAAGAGTTCCAGAGAGGCAACAAGAAGATGAAGCATGGCGCCAGACATGTTCTGGTATCACGGAGCACAATATCTATGGAAGGGAGCAAGACACAGAAAATATTGTGGAGTTTCTTTCAAGGAGTGCTGATAGCAGTAACAACCTCTCTGTTTATCCAATTGTTGGCATGGGGGGCCTTGGAAAAACAACTCTTGTCCGATGGGTTTACAATGACAAGAAGGTAATTGAACATTTCGATCTGAGAATTTGGGTTTGTGTTTCCACTGAATTCAATACCATGAGAATTCTAGAGTCCATTGTGGAATCTATAAGTGGACATAACCCAAACCTCTCTACTTTAGAAGCACTGAAAAACAAAGTTCAAGAAATACTGCTAGGCAAAAGGTATTTACTTGTTCTAGACGATATGTGGAGCACGGACAAATGGGAGGACTTGAAGTCTGTTTTGCTTTGCGGAGGTGGGACAAAAGGTGCTGCAGTTTTGGTCACTACCCGAGTTGAGAGTGTTGCATCTGTCATGGGAACATGCCCTGCTCATCACTTGTCACCATTATCCGAGGATGACAATTGGTTATTGTTCAAATACCATGCATTTGGATCAGACAAAGTGGAGCGCACAGAGCTTGTGGCAATAGGCAAGGAGATTGTAAAGAAATGTGGTGGTTCCCCTCTTGCATCTAAAGCACTTGGAAGCCTTTTGCGCAATAAAAAGGAGGAAATACAGTGGGTGAATGTATTGGAAAGTAAGTTTTGGGACATACTTGAGGATGATGCTATTATTGTACGTGCTTTGAAAATCAGCTACTTCAATTTGAAGTTGTCATTAAGACAATGCTTTGCTTTCTGTGCCATTTTCCCCGAAGATTTTCGAATGGAAAAGGAACAACTTATTCATCTTTGGATGGCCAATGGTTTGATCAAATCCAAAGGGAAGTTGGAGATTGAGGATGTTGGTAATGTGGCTTGGGAGGAATTATGTCAGAGATCATTTTTCCAAGAAGTTGAGATTGATGAATTGGGAAGAACTACATTCAAGATGCATGATTTATTTCATGAACTTGCCCAATCCATAATGGGAGAAGAGTGCAGAGTTTATGATGAGTCTGCAAGCTTGACCAATTTGTCTACAAGGGTCCACCATGTCACTTGTTTAAAACCAGAGATGGAGGTAAACATGGATCCCTTCAAGAAAGCTGAATCCTTGAGGAGTATGATTAATCTTCTTCCATTAGATGATCATCGCAATCTTAATGGGTTGCCACCATTCAATTCTCTCCGTGCACTACGTACAAATGCTTCTCAACTCTCAGCACTGAAGAGTTTAACGCATTTGAGGTACCTAAATCTGCGTAGGAGTGGTATCACAACACTGCCTAAATGTGTTTCGAGGTTACAAAAATTGCAGATTCTGAAGTTAGAAGACTGTCTAAATCTTTCTTGTTTGCCCAAACACGTAACACAATTGAAGGATCTTAGACATCTCCTAATTGAAGAATGTCATTCATTAGTAGAGATGCCTCCGACTATCGGCGAGTTGAAATGTTTGAGAACATTGAATCTTTTTATTGTGGATAAAAAGGCAGGGTATGGGTTGTCAGAGTTACGTGATTTACAGCTTGGAGGCAAACTACACATCAAGGGGATTGAAAATGTCATAAACGAGGGTGATGCTAGAGATGCTAATTTGAGTGCTAAGAAGAAGTTGGAAAAGTTATACCTGTCATGGGGCTCCTCTGATTCAAGGTTTGGTGCCAATGCTGAGAGAATACTTGAAGCCCTTGAGCCTCCCTCCAATCTCAAGAGTTTTGGGATGAATGGTTACAGCGGAGTAGAGTTGCCTAGCTGGATGCAAAATACTTCAATTCTTTCCAGCTTAGTTATGGTGATACTCTATGATTGCAAGAACTGCAAGCACCTTCCTCCGCTTGGTAAACTACCACATTTAACCGTTCTTTATATATCTGGAATGAAAGATGTGAAGTACATCGATGAGCACTCATATGATGGCGTGGATGAGAAGGCATTCAAATCGTTGAAGGACCTGACCTTATCAAAGTTGCCAAACTTGGAAGGGATGGTACAAGACAAAAGAGTAGAAATGCTTCCACTTCTTTCTAGCATAAACGTTTCTTGTGTTCCTAAGATTAAATTGCCACTCCTTCCATCTCTAGAGCACATTTGTATTGAAGGAACAGAGTCAGACTCTGATCATGGTGATAGCGAAGACATGGCTTTGTCTTTCCCGGAAGCTATTGTGGAGAATATGCATCGTGTTAAGGTCCTCCATATTAAACACTTTCCTACACTCAAGGCATTACCCCATGAACTAGGCAGCCTCAATTCACTACAAGAGTTAGAACTCTACTATTTTGATAGACTCGAGTCTTTTTCAGAGAACGTGGTGCAAGGTTTGGGTTCACTTCGAACTTTGATTATTGGTTGTTGTAAGGAACTGAAATCTTTGTCTGAAGGTGTGAGACATCTAACTTGTCTGGAGCGCCTTGATATCATATACTGTCCAAAGCTGGTGACTCTACCGAGTAGCATGAATCAGCTAGTTTCCCTTCGTCATAGTTACATCTATTCTTGTGATACATTGCCAGAAGGCTTACAACATGTCCCTTCCCTCCAAAGTTTGGATGCGCGTAACTTACATTCAATTCCTGAGTGGTTGGGGGACTTAACTTCTCTTCAAAAGTTACAACTCCAATGTGAGGGGTTAAGGTCACTGCCCAGTAGCTTCCGAAACCTGACAAACTTGCGTGAGCTATCTATTGGTGGGTGTCATAAGGAGCTGCAGAAGCGATGCACCAGAGTAACAGGAGAGGATTGGCAAAACATTGCTCACATCCCACAATTCAAATTGTTTCCCATTCGTCAAGAAACATTTTCCG GAATACAGGATGATATCCTTTTTGCCATAAATATGTTGAATCAACAGCCGCTTCCATTTAGGCAAAGCTCAAGAGATTTATGGATG GTGTTT ggGGTTCAGCCTATGGGGGGAAGTATTGGCACAAGTGATTGCTATCGCGACTTGTGGCCTCATATTTGCAGAATGTGA
- the LOC107642398 gene encoding putative disease resistance protein RGA4 isoform X1: MCIAFSPTSELSFVLAFQMAESLLQMVIENLQAFVQDELATLWGVHSQIQELSGNLAAIHAVLQDAEEKQIRERAVKLWLQKLSDAAHVLDDILDECSIESNRLHSEQCLTRLDPVTIMFRRDIGKRMKEMVDRFRQIDEERRRFELRGRVPERQQEDEAWRQTCSGITEHNIYGREQDTENIVEFLSRSADSSNNLSVYPIVGMGGLGKTTLVRWVYNDKKVIEHFDLRIWVCVSTEFNTMRILESIVESISGHNPNLSTLEALKNKVQEILLGKRYLLVLDDMWSTDKWEDLKSVLLCGGGTKGAAVLVTTRVESVASVMGTCPAHHLSPLSEDDNWLLFKYHAFGSDKVERTELVAIGKEIVKKCGGSPLASKALGSLLRNKKEEIQWVNVLESKFWDILEDDAIIVRALKISYFNLKLSLRQCFAFCAIFPEDFRMEKEQLIHLWMANGLIKSKGKLEIEDVGNVAWEELCQRSFFQEVEIDELGRTTFKMHDLFHELAQSIMGEECRVYDESASLTNLSTRVHHVTCLKPEMEVNMDPFKKAESLRSMINLLPLDDHRNLNGLPPFNSLRALRTNASQLSALKSLTHLRYLNLRRSGITTLPKCVSRLQKLQILKLEDCLNLSCLPKHVTQLKDLRHLLIEECHSLVEMPPTIGELKCLRTLNLFIVDKKAGYGLSELRDLQLGGKLHIKGIENVINEGDARDANLSAKKKLEKLYLSWGSSDSRFGANAERILEALEPPSNLKSFGMNGYSGVELPSWMQNTSILSSLVMVILYDCKNCKHLPPLGKLPHLTVLYISGMKDVKYIDEHSYDGVDEKAFKSLKDLTLSKLPNLEGMVQDKRVEMLPLLSSINVSCVPKIKLPLLPSLEHICIEGTESDSDHGDSEDMALSFPEAIVENMHRVKVLHIKHFPTLKALPHELGSLNSLQELELYYFDRLESFSENVVQGLGSLRTLIIGCCKELKSLSEGVRHLTCLERLDIIYCPKLVTLPSSMNQLVSLRHSYIYSCDTLPEGLQHVPSLQSLDARNLHSIPEWLGDLTSLQKLQLQCEGLRSLPSSFRNLTNLRELSIGGCHKELQKRCTRVTGEDWQNIAHIPQFKLFPIRQETFSGIQDDILFAINMLNQQPLPFRQSSRDLWMPMNYSSNGIVFPYLPKRSRVRVSLSLGFSLWGEVLAQVIAIATCGLIFAECDVLIIAWFQFPIMALYIQLHTLAMQLA; encoded by the exons ATGTGCATAGCATTCAGTCCAACATCTGAGCTTTCATTCGTTCTAGCTTTTCAAATGGCTGAATCTCTACTTCAAATGGTGATTGAAAACTTGCAAGCTTTTGTTCAGGACGAGCTTGCAACTCTTTGGGGCGTCCATTCGCAGATTCAAGAGCTGTCAGGGAACCTTGCTGCAATCCATGCAGTGCTCCAAGATGCTGAAGAGAAGCAGATCAGAGAGCGTGCTGTGAAGCTTTGGCTGCAGAAGCTTTCAGATGCAGCACACGTGCTTGATGATATCTTAGATGAATGTTCAATAGAGTCCAACCGTCTACACAGTGAGCAGTGCTTAACTCGTCTTGATCCTGTGACGATTATGTTTCGTCGAGACATCGGTAAGAGGATGAAAGAGATGGTTGACAGGTTTCGTCAAATTGATGAAGAAAGGAGAAGGTTTGAATTGCGTGGAAGAGTTCCAGAGAGGCAACAAGAAGATGAAGCATGGCGCCAGACATGTTCTGGTATCACGGAGCACAATATCTATGGAAGGGAGCAAGACACAGAAAATATTGTGGAGTTTCTTTCAAGGAGTGCTGATAGCAGTAACAACCTCTCTGTTTATCCAATTGTTGGCATGGGGGGCCTTGGAAAAACAACTCTTGTCCGATGGGTTTACAATGACAAGAAGGTAATTGAACATTTCGATCTGAGAATTTGGGTTTGTGTTTCCACTGAATTCAATACCATGAGAATTCTAGAGTCCATTGTGGAATCTATAAGTGGACATAACCCAAACCTCTCTACTTTAGAAGCACTGAAAAACAAAGTTCAAGAAATACTGCTAGGCAAAAGGTATTTACTTGTTCTAGACGATATGTGGAGCACGGACAAATGGGAGGACTTGAAGTCTGTTTTGCTTTGCGGAGGTGGGACAAAAGGTGCTGCAGTTTTGGTCACTACCCGAGTTGAGAGTGTTGCATCTGTCATGGGAACATGCCCTGCTCATCACTTGTCACCATTATCCGAGGATGACAATTGGTTATTGTTCAAATACCATGCATTTGGATCAGACAAAGTGGAGCGCACAGAGCTTGTGGCAATAGGCAAGGAGATTGTAAAGAAATGTGGTGGTTCCCCTCTTGCATCTAAAGCACTTGGAAGCCTTTTGCGCAATAAAAAGGAGGAAATACAGTGGGTGAATGTATTGGAAAGTAAGTTTTGGGACATACTTGAGGATGATGCTATTATTGTACGTGCTTTGAAAATCAGCTACTTCAATTTGAAGTTGTCATTAAGACAATGCTTTGCTTTCTGTGCCATTTTCCCCGAAGATTTTCGAATGGAAAAGGAACAACTTATTCATCTTTGGATGGCCAATGGTTTGATCAAATCCAAAGGGAAGTTGGAGATTGAGGATGTTGGTAATGTGGCTTGGGAGGAATTATGTCAGAGATCATTTTTCCAAGAAGTTGAGATTGATGAATTGGGAAGAACTACATTCAAGATGCATGATTTATTTCATGAACTTGCCCAATCCATAATGGGAGAAGAGTGCAGAGTTTATGATGAGTCTGCAAGCTTGACCAATTTGTCTACAAGGGTCCACCATGTCACTTGTTTAAAACCAGAGATGGAGGTAAACATGGATCCCTTCAAGAAAGCTGAATCCTTGAGGAGTATGATTAATCTTCTTCCATTAGATGATCATCGCAATCTTAATGGGTTGCCACCATTCAATTCTCTCCGTGCACTACGTACAAATGCTTCTCAACTCTCAGCACTGAAGAGTTTAACGCATTTGAGGTACCTAAATCTGCGTAGGAGTGGTATCACAACACTGCCTAAATGTGTTTCGAGGTTACAAAAATTGCAGATTCTGAAGTTAGAAGACTGTCTAAATCTTTCTTGTTTGCCCAAACACGTAACACAATTGAAGGATCTTAGACATCTCCTAATTGAAGAATGTCATTCATTAGTAGAGATGCCTCCGACTATCGGCGAGTTGAAATGTTTGAGAACATTGAATCTTTTTATTGTGGATAAAAAGGCAGGGTATGGGTTGTCAGAGTTACGTGATTTACAGCTTGGAGGCAAACTACACATCAAGGGGATTGAAAATGTCATAAACGAGGGTGATGCTAGAGATGCTAATTTGAGTGCTAAGAAGAAGTTGGAAAAGTTATACCTGTCATGGGGCTCCTCTGATTCAAGGTTTGGTGCCAATGCTGAGAGAATACTTGAAGCCCTTGAGCCTCCCTCCAATCTCAAGAGTTTTGGGATGAATGGTTACAGCGGAGTAGAGTTGCCTAGCTGGATGCAAAATACTTCAATTCTTTCCAGCTTAGTTATGGTGATACTCTATGATTGCAAGAACTGCAAGCACCTTCCTCCGCTTGGTAAACTACCACATTTAACCGTTCTTTATATATCTGGAATGAAAGATGTGAAGTACATCGATGAGCACTCATATGATGGCGTGGATGAGAAGGCATTCAAATCGTTGAAGGACCTGACCTTATCAAAGTTGCCAAACTTGGAAGGGATGGTACAAGACAAAAGAGTAGAAATGCTTCCACTTCTTTCTAGCATAAACGTTTCTTGTGTTCCTAAGATTAAATTGCCACTCCTTCCATCTCTAGAGCACATTTGTATTGAAGGAACAGAGTCAGACTCTGATCATGGTGATAGCGAAGACATGGCTTTGTCTTTCCCGGAAGCTATTGTGGAGAATATGCATCGTGTTAAGGTCCTCCATATTAAACACTTTCCTACACTCAAGGCATTACCCCATGAACTAGGCAGCCTCAATTCACTACAAGAGTTAGAACTCTACTATTTTGATAGACTCGAGTCTTTTTCAGAGAACGTGGTGCAAGGTTTGGGTTCACTTCGAACTTTGATTATTGGTTGTTGTAAGGAACTGAAATCTTTGTCTGAAGGTGTGAGACATCTAACTTGTCTGGAGCGCCTTGATATCATATACTGTCCAAAGCTGGTGACTCTACCGAGTAGCATGAATCAGCTAGTTTCCCTTCGTCATAGTTACATCTATTCTTGTGATACATTGCCAGAAGGCTTACAACATGTCCCTTCCCTCCAAAGTTTGGATGCGCGTAACTTACATTCAATTCCTGAGTGGTTGGGGGACTTAACTTCTCTTCAAAAGTTACAACTCCAATGTGAGGGGTTAAGGTCACTGCCCAGTAGCTTCCGAAACCTGACAAACTTGCGTGAGCTATCTATTGGTGGGTGTCATAAGGAGCTGCAGAAGCGATGCACCAGAGTAACAGGAGAGGATTGGCAAAACATTGCTCACATCCCACAATTCAAATTGTTTCCCATTCGTCAAGAAACATTTTCCG GAATACAGGATGATATCCTTTTTGCCATAAATATGTTGAATCAACAGCCGCTTCCATTTAGGCAAAGCTCAAGAGATTTATGGATGCCAATGAATTacagctcaaatggcatagtctttccatacttacctaagaggtcgcgggttcgagtttctctatctttg gGGTTCAGCCTATGGGGGGAAGTATTGGCACAAGTGATTGCTATCGCGACTTGTGGCCTCATATTTGCAGAATGTGATGTTTTAATCATAGCATGGTTCCAATTTCCAATCATGGCCTTGTATATTCAACTTCATACGCTTGCAATGCAGCTGGCTTGA
- the LOC107642398 gene encoding putative disease resistance protein RGA4 isoform X2, with amino-acid sequence MCIAFSPTSELSFVLAFQMAESLLQMVIENLQAFVQDELATLWGVHSQIQELSGNLAAIHAVLQDAEEKQIRERAVKLWLQKLSDAAHVLDDILDECSIESNRLHSEQCLTRLDPVTIMFRRDIGKRMKEMVDRFRQIDEERRRFELRGRVPERQQEDEAWRQTCSGITEHNIYGREQDTENIVEFLSRSADSSNNLSVYPIVGMGGLGKTTLVRWVYNDKKVIEHFDLRIWVCVSTEFNTMRILESIVESISGHNPNLSTLEALKNKVQEILLGKRYLLVLDDMWSTDKWEDLKSVLLCGGGTKGAAVLVTTRVESVASVMGTCPAHHLSPLSEDDNWLLFKYHAFGSDKVERTELVAIGKEIVKKCGGSPLASKALGSLLRNKKEEIQWVNVLESKFWDILEDDAIIVRALKISYFNLKLSLRQCFAFCAIFPEDFRMEKEQLIHLWMANGLIKSKGKLEIEDVGNVAWEELCQRSFFQEVEIDELGRTTFKMHDLFHELAQSIMGEECRVYDESASLTNLSTRVHHVTCLKPEMEVNMDPFKKAESLRSMINLLPLDDHRNLNGLPPFNSLRALRTNASQLSALKSLTHLRYLNLRRSGITTLPKCVSRLQKLQILKLEDCLNLSCLPKHVTQLKDLRHLLIEECHSLVEMPPTIGELKCLRTLNLFIVDKKAGYGLSELRDLQLGGKLHIKGIENVINEGDARDANLSAKKKLEKLYLSWGSSDSRFGANAERILEALEPPSNLKSFGMNGYSGVELPSWMQNTSILSSLVMVILYDCKNCKHLPPLGKLPHLTVLYISGMKDVKYIDEHSYDGVDEKAFKSLKDLTLSKLPNLEGMVQDKRVEMLPLLSSINVSCVPKIKLPLLPSLEHICIEGTESDSDHGDSEDMALSFPEAIVENMHRVKVLHIKHFPTLKALPHELGSLNSLQELELYYFDRLESFSENVVQGLGSLRTLIIGCCKELKSLSEGVRHLTCLERLDIIYCPKLVTLPSSMNQLVSLRHSYIYSCDTLPEGLQHVPSLQSLDARNLHSIPEWLGDLTSLQKLQLQCEGLRSLPSSFRNLTNLRELSIGGCHKELQKRCTRVTGEDWQNIAHIPQFKLFPIRQETFSGIQDDILFAINMLNQQPLPFRQSSRDLWMPMNYSSNGIVFPYLPKRGSAYGGKYWHK; translated from the exons ATGTGCATAGCATTCAGTCCAACATCTGAGCTTTCATTCGTTCTAGCTTTTCAAATGGCTGAATCTCTACTTCAAATGGTGATTGAAAACTTGCAAGCTTTTGTTCAGGACGAGCTTGCAACTCTTTGGGGCGTCCATTCGCAGATTCAAGAGCTGTCAGGGAACCTTGCTGCAATCCATGCAGTGCTCCAAGATGCTGAAGAGAAGCAGATCAGAGAGCGTGCTGTGAAGCTTTGGCTGCAGAAGCTTTCAGATGCAGCACACGTGCTTGATGATATCTTAGATGAATGTTCAATAGAGTCCAACCGTCTACACAGTGAGCAGTGCTTAACTCGTCTTGATCCTGTGACGATTATGTTTCGTCGAGACATCGGTAAGAGGATGAAAGAGATGGTTGACAGGTTTCGTCAAATTGATGAAGAAAGGAGAAGGTTTGAATTGCGTGGAAGAGTTCCAGAGAGGCAACAAGAAGATGAAGCATGGCGCCAGACATGTTCTGGTATCACGGAGCACAATATCTATGGAAGGGAGCAAGACACAGAAAATATTGTGGAGTTTCTTTCAAGGAGTGCTGATAGCAGTAACAACCTCTCTGTTTATCCAATTGTTGGCATGGGGGGCCTTGGAAAAACAACTCTTGTCCGATGGGTTTACAATGACAAGAAGGTAATTGAACATTTCGATCTGAGAATTTGGGTTTGTGTTTCCACTGAATTCAATACCATGAGAATTCTAGAGTCCATTGTGGAATCTATAAGTGGACATAACCCAAACCTCTCTACTTTAGAAGCACTGAAAAACAAAGTTCAAGAAATACTGCTAGGCAAAAGGTATTTACTTGTTCTAGACGATATGTGGAGCACGGACAAATGGGAGGACTTGAAGTCTGTTTTGCTTTGCGGAGGTGGGACAAAAGGTGCTGCAGTTTTGGTCACTACCCGAGTTGAGAGTGTTGCATCTGTCATGGGAACATGCCCTGCTCATCACTTGTCACCATTATCCGAGGATGACAATTGGTTATTGTTCAAATACCATGCATTTGGATCAGACAAAGTGGAGCGCACAGAGCTTGTGGCAATAGGCAAGGAGATTGTAAAGAAATGTGGTGGTTCCCCTCTTGCATCTAAAGCACTTGGAAGCCTTTTGCGCAATAAAAAGGAGGAAATACAGTGGGTGAATGTATTGGAAAGTAAGTTTTGGGACATACTTGAGGATGATGCTATTATTGTACGTGCTTTGAAAATCAGCTACTTCAATTTGAAGTTGTCATTAAGACAATGCTTTGCTTTCTGTGCCATTTTCCCCGAAGATTTTCGAATGGAAAAGGAACAACTTATTCATCTTTGGATGGCCAATGGTTTGATCAAATCCAAAGGGAAGTTGGAGATTGAGGATGTTGGTAATGTGGCTTGGGAGGAATTATGTCAGAGATCATTTTTCCAAGAAGTTGAGATTGATGAATTGGGAAGAACTACATTCAAGATGCATGATTTATTTCATGAACTTGCCCAATCCATAATGGGAGAAGAGTGCAGAGTTTATGATGAGTCTGCAAGCTTGACCAATTTGTCTACAAGGGTCCACCATGTCACTTGTTTAAAACCAGAGATGGAGGTAAACATGGATCCCTTCAAGAAAGCTGAATCCTTGAGGAGTATGATTAATCTTCTTCCATTAGATGATCATCGCAATCTTAATGGGTTGCCACCATTCAATTCTCTCCGTGCACTACGTACAAATGCTTCTCAACTCTCAGCACTGAAGAGTTTAACGCATTTGAGGTACCTAAATCTGCGTAGGAGTGGTATCACAACACTGCCTAAATGTGTTTCGAGGTTACAAAAATTGCAGATTCTGAAGTTAGAAGACTGTCTAAATCTTTCTTGTTTGCCCAAACACGTAACACAATTGAAGGATCTTAGACATCTCCTAATTGAAGAATGTCATTCATTAGTAGAGATGCCTCCGACTATCGGCGAGTTGAAATGTTTGAGAACATTGAATCTTTTTATTGTGGATAAAAAGGCAGGGTATGGGTTGTCAGAGTTACGTGATTTACAGCTTGGAGGCAAACTACACATCAAGGGGATTGAAAATGTCATAAACGAGGGTGATGCTAGAGATGCTAATTTGAGTGCTAAGAAGAAGTTGGAAAAGTTATACCTGTCATGGGGCTCCTCTGATTCAAGGTTTGGTGCCAATGCTGAGAGAATACTTGAAGCCCTTGAGCCTCCCTCCAATCTCAAGAGTTTTGGGATGAATGGTTACAGCGGAGTAGAGTTGCCTAGCTGGATGCAAAATACTTCAATTCTTTCCAGCTTAGTTATGGTGATACTCTATGATTGCAAGAACTGCAAGCACCTTCCTCCGCTTGGTAAACTACCACATTTAACCGTTCTTTATATATCTGGAATGAAAGATGTGAAGTACATCGATGAGCACTCATATGATGGCGTGGATGAGAAGGCATTCAAATCGTTGAAGGACCTGACCTTATCAAAGTTGCCAAACTTGGAAGGGATGGTACAAGACAAAAGAGTAGAAATGCTTCCACTTCTTTCTAGCATAAACGTTTCTTGTGTTCCTAAGATTAAATTGCCACTCCTTCCATCTCTAGAGCACATTTGTATTGAAGGAACAGAGTCAGACTCTGATCATGGTGATAGCGAAGACATGGCTTTGTCTTTCCCGGAAGCTATTGTGGAGAATATGCATCGTGTTAAGGTCCTCCATATTAAACACTTTCCTACACTCAAGGCATTACCCCATGAACTAGGCAGCCTCAATTCACTACAAGAGTTAGAACTCTACTATTTTGATAGACTCGAGTCTTTTTCAGAGAACGTGGTGCAAGGTTTGGGTTCACTTCGAACTTTGATTATTGGTTGTTGTAAGGAACTGAAATCTTTGTCTGAAGGTGTGAGACATCTAACTTGTCTGGAGCGCCTTGATATCATATACTGTCCAAAGCTGGTGACTCTACCGAGTAGCATGAATCAGCTAGTTTCCCTTCGTCATAGTTACATCTATTCTTGTGATACATTGCCAGAAGGCTTACAACATGTCCCTTCCCTCCAAAGTTTGGATGCGCGTAACTTACATTCAATTCCTGAGTGGTTGGGGGACTTAACTTCTCTTCAAAAGTTACAACTCCAATGTGAGGGGTTAAGGTCACTGCCCAGTAGCTTCCGAAACCTGACAAACTTGCGTGAGCTATCTATTGGTGGGTGTCATAAGGAGCTGCAGAAGCGATGCACCAGAGTAACAGGAGAGGATTGGCAAAACATTGCTCACATCCCACAATTCAAATTGTTTCCCATTCGTCAAGAAACATTTTCCG GAATACAGGATGATATCCTTTTTGCCATAAATATGTTGAATCAACAGCCGCTTCCATTTAGGCAAAGCTCAAGAGATTTATGGATGCCAATGAATTacagctcaaatggcatagtctttccatacttacctaagag gGGTTCAGCCTATGGGGGGAAGTATTGGCACAAGTGA